A stretch of the Candidatus Thermoplasmatota archaeon genome encodes the following:
- the rnhC gene encoding ribonuclease HIII: protein MAGSVVLVVDPARAGEVRRFLESDGFVFERRPHAFFLARSRGVTATFYESGKLLATGPRAEAFAADLARRLGLAAGAPRPEPPAGRIFVPRAGLDESGKGDYFGPLVVAAVAIPTHAVERDLVARGVADSKTVEDARCLALDEAIRASAPAEVVVFEPEDYNARHARSRNLNLILAEGHARALEGLLARHPVDVAIADQFGAASLIENALLERGRRVTLEQRVRAESDPAVAAASLVARATFLRALADLSDRWGVRLAKGAGPPVIESGRAFVRRHGRDALAKVAKVHFATTGSLGKP from the coding sequence ATGGCCGGTTCCGTCGTCCTTGTCGTCGACCCCGCGCGGGCGGGCGAGGTGCGACGGTTCCTCGAATCGGACGGATTCGTTTTCGAGCGCCGACCGCACGCTTTCTTCCTCGCCCGCTCGCGCGGCGTCACGGCGACGTTCTACGAGAGCGGCAAGCTCCTCGCGACCGGTCCTCGAGCCGAGGCGTTCGCGGCGGATCTCGCGCGACGCCTCGGGCTCGCCGCGGGCGCGCCACGTCCGGAGCCCCCGGCGGGCCGGATCTTCGTTCCGCGCGCCGGCCTCGACGAGAGCGGGAAAGGGGACTACTTCGGGCCGCTCGTCGTCGCCGCCGTCGCGATCCCGACCCACGCCGTCGAACGCGATCTCGTCGCGCGCGGCGTCGCCGACTCGAAGACGGTGGAAGACGCGAGGTGTCTTGCGCTCGACGAGGCCATCCGCGCCTCGGCGCCCGCGGAGGTGGTCGTCTTCGAGCCCGAGGACTACAACGCGCGCCACGCGCGTTCGAGGAACCTGAACCTGATCCTCGCGGAAGGCCACGCGCGCGCTCTCGAAGGTCTCCTCGCGAGGCATCCCGTCGACGTCGCGATCGCCGACCAGTTCGGGGCGGCAAGCCTCATCGAGAACGCCCTTCTCGAGCGCGGCCGACGCGTGACGTTGGAGCAGCGCGTGCGCGCGGAATCGGATCCCGCCGTCGCCGCGGCGAGCCTCGTGGCGCGCGCGACCTTTCTCCGCGCCCTCGCCGACCTCTCCGACCGCTGGGGCGTCCGCCTCGCGAAGGGCGCGGGGCCGCCTGTCATCGAGTCCGGCCGCGCGTTCGTGCGGCGCCACGGTCGCGACGCGCTCGCGAAGGTGGCGAAGGTCCACTTCGCGACGACCGGCTCGCTCGGGAAGCCTTAA
- a CDS encoding protein-L-isoaspartate(D-aspartate) O-methyltransferase codes for MDAWRERQALVGRLVSQGLVRSERVRAAMLKVPRERFLPGDVAGDAYLDAPLSIGSGQTVSAPHMVAIMAEALLCEGGEKLLEIGTGSGYHAAVLADLVSPGRVVTLERIPELAERAERALAATGYADRVRVFVADGSRGYPEEAPFDRISVAAAAPRVPGPLVDALAPGGILVAPIGDATGQTLMRVRKRRDGAVAREDLGPVRFVPLVGEFGYPAGF; via the coding sequence ATGGATGCGTGGCGCGAGCGTCAGGCCCTCGTGGGTAGGCTCGTCTCCCAGGGCCTCGTGCGCTCCGAGCGCGTGCGCGCGGCGATGCTGAAGGTGCCGCGCGAGCGCTTCCTTCCCGGCGACGTCGCCGGCGACGCGTATCTCGATGCGCCGCTTTCGATCGGTTCCGGACAGACGGTGAGCGCGCCCCACATGGTCGCGATCATGGCCGAGGCGCTGCTTTGCGAGGGCGGCGAGAAGCTCCTCGAAATCGGGACCGGCTCGGGCTATCACGCGGCCGTGCTCGCCGACCTCGTGTCGCCGGGCCGCGTCGTGACGCTCGAGCGCATCCCGGAGCTCGCGGAGCGCGCGGAGCGGGCCCTCGCCGCCACCGGCTACGCGGACCGCGTGCGGGTCTTCGTCGCGGACGGATCGCGCGGATATCCCGAGGAGGCGCCGTTCGACCGCATCTCCGTCGCGGCCGCCGCCCCGCGCGTTCCGGGTCCGCTCGTGGACGCGCTCGCGCCCGGCGGCATCCTCGTCGCGCCGATCGGTGATGCGACGGGCCAGACCCTCATGCGGGTGCGGAAGCGGCGGGACGGCGCGGTGGCGCGCGAGGACCTCGGACCCGTCCGTTTCGTTCCCCTCGTGGGCGAGTTCGGCTATCCCGCAGGGTTTTAG
- the hutU gene encoding urocanate hydratase: protein MGAPTGTRRSTKGWAQEAALRLLNNNLDPNVAEDPERLVVYGGIGKAARDWKSYDAIVAALRALEGDETLLVASGKPVAVFRTHAMAPRVLIANSLLVPKWATWEHFYELESKGLMMYGQMTAGSWAYIGTQGIIQGTYETFAACAARHFGGTLAGRWTLTGGLGGMGGAQPLAVTMNGGVAIAVEVDERRVDRRIETGYCMTKARSVDEAWRLAERALAAKEPLSIGLVGNCADTHPEFLRRGLVPDVVTDQTSAHDELNGYVPHGMTLAEAVELRAKDPTAYRHAAWQSMGAHVEAMLEMRRRGAIAFDYGNNIRAQARDHAGVRDAFDIPGFVPEYIRPLFCEGKGPFRWVALSGDKADIAATDRALLELFPENASMRRWLTLAAKHVHFQGLPARVCWLGYGERDKAALRFNEMVRSGEVSGPLVITRDHLDAGSVASPNRETEAMRDGSDAVADWPILNALVNVAAGADIVSVHHGGGVGMGYSIHANMHVVLDGTELAAEKAKRAFLTDPGMGVVRHADAGYDEAVAVARSTGLKMPMLERS from the coding sequence ATGGGCGCGCCCACGGGAACGCGCCGCTCGACGAAGGGATGGGCCCAGGAGGCCGCCCTTCGTCTCCTCAACAACAACCTCGACCCGAACGTGGCCGAGGATCCCGAACGACTCGTGGTCTACGGCGGGATCGGCAAGGCCGCGCGGGACTGGAAGAGCTACGACGCGATCGTCGCGGCCCTGCGGGCGCTCGAAGGCGACGAGACGTTGCTCGTCGCGAGCGGCAAGCCCGTCGCCGTGTTCCGCACGCACGCGATGGCGCCACGCGTCCTCATCGCGAACTCGCTACTCGTCCCGAAATGGGCGACGTGGGAGCATTTCTACGAGCTCGAATCGAAGGGACTCATGATGTACGGCCAGATGACCGCGGGGTCGTGGGCCTACATCGGCACGCAGGGCATCATCCAGGGAACGTACGAGACGTTCGCCGCGTGCGCCGCGAGGCATTTCGGCGGCACGCTCGCGGGACGCTGGACGCTCACGGGCGGCCTCGGCGGGATGGGCGGCGCGCAGCCGCTCGCGGTCACCATGAATGGCGGGGTCGCGATCGCGGTCGAGGTGGATGAGCGCCGTGTCGACCGGCGCATCGAAACCGGCTATTGCATGACGAAGGCGCGAAGCGTCGACGAGGCGTGGCGTCTCGCGGAGCGCGCGCTCGCCGCGAAGGAGCCCCTCTCCATCGGTCTCGTCGGCAACTGCGCCGACACCCACCCGGAATTCCTCCGCCGGGGGCTCGTACCCGACGTGGTCACGGACCAGACGTCGGCCCACGACGAGCTGAACGGTTACGTGCCGCACGGGATGACGCTTGCGGAGGCGGTCGAGCTCCGCGCGAAGGATCCGACCGCGTACCGTCATGCGGCCTGGCAATCCATGGGAGCCCACGTCGAGGCGATGCTGGAGATGCGCCGCCGCGGCGCGATCGCGTTCGACTACGGCAACAACATCCGCGCTCAGGCCCGCGACCACGCGGGCGTGCGCGACGCCTTCGACATCCCCGGATTCGTTCCCGAATACATCCGCCCGCTCTTCTGCGAAGGCAAGGGCCCGTTCCGCTGGGTCGCGCTTTCGGGCGACAAGGCGGACATCGCGGCGACCGACCGCGCCCTCCTCGAGCTCTTCCCGGAAAACGCGTCGATGAGGCGCTGGCTCACGCTCGCCGCCAAGCACGTCCACTTCCAGGGCCTCCCCGCCCGCGTTTGCTGGCTCGGTTACGGCGAGCGCGACAAGGCCGCGCTCCGGTTCAACGAGATGGTGCGCTCGGGCGAGGTGAGCGGCCCGCTCGTCATCACGCGCGACCATCTCGACGCCGGGAGCGTCGCCTCGCCGAACCGCGAGACGGAGGCGATGCGCGACGGGTCCGACGCCGTCGCCGACTGGCCCATCCTGAACGCACTCGTGAACGTGGCCGCCGGGGCCGACATCGTCTCCGTCCATCACGGCGGCGGCGTGGGCATGGGCTACAGCATCCACGCGAACATGCACGTCGTCCTCGACGGGACCGAGCTCGCCGCGGAGAAGGCGAAGCGCGCCTTCCTGACCGACCCCGGGATGGGCGTCGTGAGGCACGCGGACGCGGGCTACGACGAAGCGGTCGCGGTCGCGCGCTCGACCGGCCTCAAGATGCCGATGCTGGAGAGATCCTGA
- a CDS encoding agmatinase family protein gives MERTSFVSTDHLWNARPQDPNDVFFAQVVEKGPRPARFALFGVPFDGAVLGRPGARAGPDAIRHEMAKLKPWTVARGAADISVADWGNVRIPHGSVAEAHQAIETAALEVVASGSIPMTLGGDHSITFPLVKAHEGRRSRIGVINLDAHLDVRDVVDGRLNSGQSFGRLLDLGIVQGANLVEVGIRDFANAPRYAEKAAKRGATVIGAEEWRERGIAAIDRAIEIAGDGTEGVYLSVDLDVLDQAHGPGVSAPTPGGVDSGTLLTAVRRIAKHAKLVGCDFVEVAPPLERDHLTARTAAWAAMTVLSA, from the coding sequence ATGGAACGGACGTCCTTCGTCTCGACCGACCACCTCTGGAACGCGCGCCCGCAGGACCCGAACGACGTGTTCTTCGCGCAGGTGGTCGAAAAGGGCCCGAGGCCCGCGCGCTTCGCGCTCTTCGGCGTGCCGTTCGACGGCGCCGTCCTCGGGCGTCCCGGCGCGCGCGCCGGGCCGGACGCGATCCGCCACGAGATGGCGAAGCTCAAGCCGTGGACGGTGGCGCGGGGCGCCGCAGACATCTCCGTCGCGGACTGGGGAAACGTCCGCATCCCGCACGGAAGCGTCGCGGAGGCGCACCAGGCGATCGAGACGGCCGCCCTCGAGGTCGTCGCATCGGGATCGATTCCCATGACGCTCGGCGGCGACCACTCGATCACGTTCCCGCTCGTGAAGGCGCACGAAGGCCGCCGCTCGCGGATCGGCGTCATCAACCTCGACGCGCACCTCGACGTGCGCGACGTCGTCGACGGCCGTCTCAACTCGGGGCAGTCGTTCGGCCGTCTCCTCGACCTCGGCATCGTCCAGGGCGCGAACCTCGTCGAGGTCGGCATCCGCGATTTCGCAAACGCGCCCCGTTACGCGGAGAAGGCCGCGAAGCGCGGCGCGACCGTGATCGGCGCGGAAGAGTGGCGCGAGCGGGGCATCGCGGCGATCGACCGCGCGATCGAGATCGCGGGGGACGGTACGGAGGGCGTCTACCTGAGCGTGGACCTCGACGTCCTCGACCAGGCCCACGGACCCGGCGTATCGGCCCCCACTCCGGGGGGCGTCGATTCGGGCACGCTCCTCACCGCCGTCCGGCGGATCGCCAAGCACGCGAAGCTCGTCGGCTGCGACTTCGTCGAGGTGGCGCCCCCGCTCGAGCGCGACCACCTCACGGCGCGGACCGCGGCCTGGGCCGCGATGACCGTGCTCTCGGCGTGA
- the hutI gene encoding imidazolonepropionase, with translation MSDLLVTNVGECATLAGGVRRGAAMRDAAIQKDVAIVVVDGLVKEIGPTEKVARKWRGEVDLRINAGGRAVVPGFVDPHTHAVFADDRAHEYDLKLQGLSYGEILARGGGIHYTVERTRKASRAELLKQLLGRLDRALDHGTTTMEIKTGYGLDKDTELRLLEVVGDATERHVMDLVTTFMGAHAIPKDSGGQEAYADFVIDEVLPEAAEGAEFVDVFCEEGVFDVPTSRRILEAGRGLGLSVKVHADELARSGGSRLAAELHATSADHLLHATKEDIAGLVEADVVPVLLPGTAFNLGGGYADARQMIALGAPVALATDLNPNCWLESMPLVMSFACTAMRMTPAEALAACTINAAAALGREAEVGSIEPGKRADFVLLDAPSHAHLPYRLGGNLAWRVVKDGIVVVDRSDRR, from the coding sequence GTGAGCGACCTCCTCGTCACGAACGTCGGCGAATGCGCGACCCTTGCGGGCGGCGTGCGCCGCGGCGCGGCCATGCGCGACGCCGCGATCCAGAAGGACGTCGCGATCGTCGTCGTCGACGGGCTCGTGAAGGAGATCGGTCCGACGGAGAAGGTCGCGCGGAAATGGCGCGGCGAGGTCGACCTCCGCATCAACGCGGGCGGGCGTGCCGTGGTTCCGGGTTTCGTCGACCCCCATACCCACGCAGTCTTCGCGGACGACCGCGCGCACGAGTATGATCTGAAGCTTCAGGGCCTCTCCTACGGCGAGATCCTCGCGCGCGGCGGAGGCATCCACTACACGGTCGAGAGGACGCGGAAAGCGAGCCGCGCCGAGCTCCTCAAGCAGCTTCTCGGCCGCCTCGACCGGGCGCTCGACCACGGCACGACGACGATGGAGATCAAGACCGGGTACGGTCTCGACAAGGACACGGAATTGAGGCTGCTCGAAGTCGTCGGCGACGCGACCGAGCGCCACGTGATGGACCTCGTGACGACCTTCATGGGCGCGCACGCGATCCCCAAGGATTCGGGCGGCCAGGAGGCGTACGCCGACTTCGTCATCGACGAGGTCCTCCCCGAGGCGGCCGAGGGCGCGGAGTTCGTCGACGTGTTCTGCGAGGAGGGCGTGTTCGACGTGCCGACGTCGCGCCGCATCCTCGAGGCTGGGCGCGGCCTCGGCCTCAGCGTGAAGGTGCACGCGGACGAGCTCGCCCGCTCGGGGGGTTCGCGCCTCGCGGCCGAATTGCACGCGACGAGCGCCGATCACCTGCTCCACGCGACGAAGGAGGACATCGCGGGGCTTGTCGAGGCCGACGTCGTCCCGGTGCTCCTTCCGGGGACGGCCTTCAACCTGGGCGGCGGTTACGCCGACGCCCGCCAGATGATCGCGCTCGGCGCCCCCGTCGCGCTCGCGACGGACCTCAATCCGAACTGCTGGCTCGAGAGCATGCCGCTCGTCATGAGCTTCGCGTGCACGGCGATGAGGATGACGCCCGCCGAGGCGCTCGCCGCGTGCACCATCAACGCCGCGGCCGCGCTCGGCCGCGAAGCCGAGGTGGGCTCGATCGAGCCCGGCAAGCGGGCCGATTTCGTCCTCCTCGACGCCCCGTCCCACGCCCACCTGCCCTACCGGCTCGGCGGCAACCTGGCGTGGCGCGTCGTGAAGGACGGCATCGTGGTCGTCGACCGCAGCGACCGTCGTTGA